The Aptenodytes patagonicus chromosome 15, bAptPat1.pri.cur, whole genome shotgun sequence genome has a segment encoding these proteins:
- the VPS29 gene encoding vacuolar protein sorting-associated protein 29 isoform X2 — MISMSDGTYESGAAVQTTLKIAPKFLVRARCFVLFCFKLLLVLVLGDLHIPHRCNSLPAKFKKLLVPGKIQHILCTGNLCTKDTYDYLKTLAGDVHVVRGDFDENLNYPEQKVVTVGQFKIGLIHGHQVIPWGDMASLALLQRQFDVDILISGHTHKFEAFEHENKFYINPGSATGAYHALENNIIPSFVLMDIQASTVVTYVYQLIGDDVKVERIEYKKS, encoded by the exons ATGATATCAATGTCAGATGGTACATATGAATCAGGGGCTGCTGTTCAAACCACGCTCAAGATCGCACCTAAATTCCTAGTTAGAGCCAGATG ttttgttttgttttgttttaaactgtta TTGGTGTTAGTATTAGGAGATCTTCACATTCCACACCGATGCAACAGCCTCCCAGCCAAATTCAAAAAACTGCTGGTTCCAGGAAAGATCCAACACATCCTCTGCACAGGAAACCTCTGCACCAAGGACACTTACGACTACCTCAAGACTCTGGCTGGGGATGTTCACGTTGTCAGAGGGGACTTTGATGAG aaccTGAATTATCCTGAACAGAAAGTTGTAACTGTTGGACAGTTCAAAATCGGGCTGATTCATGGCCATCAGGTTATTCCTTGGGGTGATATGGCCAGCCTGGCACTGCTACAAAGGCAGTTTGATGTGGACATCCTAATTTCAGGACATACACACAAATTTGAGGCATTTGAACATGAAAATAAGTTCTATATCAATCCAGGATCAGCTACAGGAGCTTATCATGCCTTAGAGAA caACATCATTCCTTCATTTGTGCTGATGGATATCCAGGCTTCTACAGTAGTCACATATGTCTATCAACTAATTGGAGATGATGTGAAAGTAGAAAGAATTGAGtacaaaaagtcttaa
- the VPS29 gene encoding vacuolar protein sorting-associated protein 29 isoform X1 — MLVLVLGDLHIPHRCNSLPAKFKKLLVPGKIQHILCTGNLCTKDTYDYLKTLAGDVHVVRGDFDENLNYPEQKVVTVGQFKIGLIHGHQVIPWGDMASLALLQRQFDVDILISGHTHKFEAFEHENKFYINPGSATGAYHALENNIIPSFVLMDIQASTVVTYVYQLIGDDVKVERIEYKKS, encoded by the exons ATG TTGGTGTTAGTATTAGGAGATCTTCACATTCCACACCGATGCAACAGCCTCCCAGCCAAATTCAAAAAACTGCTGGTTCCAGGAAAGATCCAACACATCCTCTGCACAGGAAACCTCTGCACCAAGGACACTTACGACTACCTCAAGACTCTGGCTGGGGATGTTCACGTTGTCAGAGGGGACTTTGATGAG aaccTGAATTATCCTGAACAGAAAGTTGTAACTGTTGGACAGTTCAAAATCGGGCTGATTCATGGCCATCAGGTTATTCCTTGGGGTGATATGGCCAGCCTGGCACTGCTACAAAGGCAGTTTGATGTGGACATCCTAATTTCAGGACATACACACAAATTTGAGGCATTTGAACATGAAAATAAGTTCTATATCAATCCAGGATCAGCTACAGGAGCTTATCATGCCTTAGAGAA caACATCATTCCTTCATTTGTGCTGATGGATATCCAGGCTTCTACAGTAGTCACATATGTCTATCAACTAATTGGAGATGATGTGAAAGTAGAAAGAATTGAGtacaaaaagtcttaa